Proteins encoded in a region of the Antedon mediterranea chromosome 2, ecAntMedi1.1, whole genome shotgun sequence genome:
- the LOC140041177 gene encoding ubiquinone biosynthesis protein COQ4 homolog, mitochondrial-like, with product MRHYGLKVFTGETSDWYQEFNSYHIPTTKPQNVLLSIASSMMALYDPYRHDMVAVVGEATGYRALQQMHRQMMNDPTGQIILKEKPRINSKTIDFDFLRSLPDKTLGKKYITFMDKNNINADTRAMTRFVDDADLAYVIQRYRELHDFNHLLLGLQPNMLGEVLVKWFEMIQTGFPVCTLGAIFGPIRLDYSKNVKLMQTYLPLVIKAARKSTCLLNVYIEHHFEDDFEQFRDELGIRTIPIR from the coding sequence ATGAGGCACTATGGCTTAAAAGTATTTACTGGTGAAACATCAGACTGGTACCAAGAGTTCAATTCATATCATATTCCTACTACAAAGCCTCAGAATGTTCTGTTGTCAATTGCATCATCTATGATGGCGCTGTACGATCCCTACAGGCATGATATGGTTGCTGTGGTAGGTGAAGCAACTGGTTACAGAGCCTTACAACAGATGCACAGACAAATGATGAATGATCCAACAGGAcagattattttaaaagaaaaaccaaGGATAAACAGCAAAacaattgattttgattttttacgGAGTCTTCCTGATAAAACACTTGGTAAAAAGTACATTACGTTTATGGATAAGAATAATATTAATGCAGATACTAGAGCAATGACTAGGTTTGTTGATGATGCTGATTTAGCTTATGTTATCCAAAGATATCGTGAACTTCATGATTTCAATCATTTACTTCTTGGGCTTCAACCTAATATGCTTGGTGAAGTTTTGGTAAAATGGTTTGAGATGATACAAACTGGGTTCCCTGTCTGCACGTTAGGAGCCATTTTTGGTCCTATAAGACTTGACTACAGTAAGAATGTGAAATTAATGCAGACCTATTTGCCATTGGTGATCAAGGCAGCAAGGAAATCAACATGTTTGTTGAATGTTTACATCGAACATCACTTTGAAGACGATTTTGAACAGTTTAGGGATGAATTAGGAATCAGAACAATACCGATCAGATGA
- the LOC140039991 gene encoding U4/U6 small nuclear ribonucleoprotein Prp3-like has product MSSLSRRELDDIKPWVEKTVKRVLGFPEPTVVMAAFNCVSKGLDESKTIEMLQPLLEKSAPKFVSLLFETIREVESSRKSSKPRKRTFKEDDSGEEVAKPKKSKIPSHFSDDLDAPLPEPTPSPGQLTSAQIKEMMVQARKQITARKEQIDALSMMRKPAIPTLMPESQSQLLAKEALDKAKRAAEIQARIQAQMASSGLGKHLSKPTPLILDDQGRTIDASGNTIQLTQRMPTLKANIRAKKREEFKAVQDKPDIQLDDTHKFFDQRVTLQPAVRPRRGFKFHEKGKYQMVAQRVRAKAQLEKLQSEIAQAAKKTGISSAARLALIQPKKTFRENEIPDVEWWDSVILKVDSYAGLDGKDKNEYIVGVTHLVEHPIQLKPPSDKDKAVEVPIFLTKKERKKMRRQSRREADLEKQEKVRLGLEPPPEPKVRMANLMRVLGNDAVQDPTKVEAHVRAQMAKRQRLHEEANAARKLTDEQKREKKLNKIREDTAEAVNVAVYRVRDLSGPSHKFKVEANCKQLLMTGLVILFKEANVVVVEGGPKQQKKFKRLMMHRIKWDQDKRRKHVQEDDSDEEDHAKVNRCVLVWEGTTPERNFGDIKFKQCPTESMAREVFKKHSVEHYWDLAHNEALIETSQDL; this is encoded by the exons ATGTCATCATTATCCCGCCGTGAGTTGGACGACATCAAGCCATGGGTGGAAAAAACTGTAAAACGTGTTCTAGGGTTTCCAGAGCCGACTGTGGTTATGGCTGCATTTAACTGTGTGTCAAAGGGCCTAGATGAGTCCAAAACCATAG AAATGCTTCAGCCATTACTTGAAAAATCTGCGCCAAAGTTTGTGTCACTGCTGTTTGAGACGATCCGAGAAGTTGAGTCATCAAGAAAGTCGAGCAAACCACGTAAAAGAACATTCAAG GAAGATGATTCAGGTGAAGAAGTTGCTAAACCAAAGAAGTCTAAAATACCGTCTCATTTCTCAGATGATTTAGACGCCCCTCTACCTGAGCCTACTCCGAGTCCTGGACAACTGACCTCTGCACAAATTAAAGAAATGATGGTGCAAGCACGCAAACAAATCACAGCAAGGAAAGAACAGATAGACGCACTT AGCATGATGCGAAAGCCAGCAATACCCACCCTGATGCCAGAAAGTCAGAGCCAACTACTAGCTAAAGAAGCCCTAGATAAGGCCAAGAGAGCTGCTGAAATCCAGGCTAGAATCCAAGCACAAATGGCTAGCTCTGGTCTCGGAAAGCATCTGTCAAA GCCAACGCCATTAATTTTGGATGATCAAGGTAGAACCATTGATGCAAGTGGTAACACTATTCAACTCACTCAGAGAATGCCAACGTTAAAg GCTAATATCAGAGCGAAGAAAAGGGAAGAGTTCAAAGCAGTACAAGATAAGCCAGATATTCAGTTGGATGATACTCACAAGTTCTTTGATCAGCGTGTTACCTTACAACCTGCAGTAAGACCCAGACGTGGATTTAAGTTCCACGAAAAAGGCAAATATCAGATGGTGGCACAAAGAGTCAGAGCCAAG GCCCAGCTAGAGAAGCTTCAAAGTGAGATTGCTCAAGCAGCAAAGAAGACTGGAATATCCTCAGCTGCACGGTTGGCACTCATTCAACCCAAGAAAACATTT AGGGAAAATGAGATACCAGATGTTGAGTGGTGGGATTCTGTGATATTGAAAGTTGATTCGTACGCTGGTTTGGATGGCAAGGATAAGAACGAGTATATAGTTGGCGTTACACATCTTGTTGAACATCCAATTCAACTTAAACCACCAA GTGATAAAGACAAAGCAGTTGAAGTACCCATTTTCTTgacaaagaaagaaagaaaaaaaatgcgtAGACAGTCAAGGAGAGAAGCTGACTTGGAAAAACAAGAGAAAGTTAGGTTAGGCCTAGAGCCACCACCTGAACCTAAAG TGCGAATGGCAAACTTGATGAGAGTACTGGGTAATGATGCTGTACAGGATCCCACGAAGGTTGAAGCTCACGTCAGAGCTCAGATGGCCAAGCGTCAGAG gTTGCATGAAGAAGCAAATGCTGCGCGGAAGTTGACTGACGAGCAGAAACGCGAAAAGAAATTGAACAAAATCCGAGAGGATACCGCGGAAGCTGTTAATGTGGCAGTATATAGAGTGCGTGACCTCAGCGGTCCATCACACAAGTTCAAAGTTGAAGCTAATTGTAAACAGTTGTTGATGACAGGTTTAGTGATCTTGTTTAAAGAGGCTAATGTTGTCGTAGTTGAAGGAG GTCCAAAACAACAGAAGAAATTCAAAAGATTAATGATGCATCGTATTAAGTGGGATCAAGATAAGCGAAGAAAAC atgtCCAAGAAGATGATTCAGATGAGGAGGACCATGCAAAAGTGAATAGATGTGTGCTGGTGTGGGAAGGAACAACGCCAGAGCGAAATTTTGGAGACATCAAGTTTAAACAATGTCCTACCGAGTCGATGGCGCGTGAAGTGTTCAAGAAACATAGCGTGGAGCATTACTGGGACTTGGCGCATAATGAAGCGCTTATTGAGACTTCTCAAGATCTGTAA
- the LOC140039994 gene encoding isochorismatase domain-containing protein 1-like, translated as MAATSRRTLGRNLSTDSTAFFLCDMQEKFKPHIKFFAEILEVAQRMVCASKILSIPLFVTEQYPNGLGKTVEDLDVTSAVDVYPKTVFSMLIPEVQRELETRRNIKSIVLFGIETHVCIQQTALDLLGKDYDVHVVADACSSRSMMDRQFAYERLRQAGAIVTTSESVLLQLVGDKNHAHFKEIQGVIKVSAPTSGL; from the exons ATGGCGGCGACTTCAAGAAGAACGTTGGGCCGAAACTTGTCGACAGATAGCACAGCTTTTTTCTTGTGTGATATGCAAGAAAAATTCAAACCTCATATTAAATTTTTTGCTGAAATTCTAGAAGTGGCACAAAGAATG GTTTGTGCAAGTAAAATTCTCAGCATTCCACTGTTTGTTACAGAGCAG TATCCTAATGGCTTAGGAAAAACTGTAGAGGATCTTGATGTCACGTCAGCTGTTGATGTTTACCCAAAGACTGTCTTCTCCATGCTTATTCCAGAGGTGCAGAGAGAACTTGAAACACGCCGCAATATCAAGTCAATTGTCTTGTTTGGAATTGAG ACGCATGTATGCATTCAACAGACTGCATTAGACTTGCTAGGTAAAGACTACGATGTACATGTAGTAGCTGATGCCTGCTCATCACGTAGCATGATGGATAGACAGTTTGCCTATGag AGGTTAAGACAGGCTGGTGCAATTGTAACCACTAGTGAATCAGTCTTGTTGCAGCTTGTGGGTGATAAGAATCATGCTCATTTCAAAGAGATACAAGGAGTGATCAAAGTTAGTGCTCCAACATCAGGAttgtaa
- the LOC140039995 gene encoding uncharacterized protein — protein sequence MSAMLGKAVVSNKLNQITKGLGLDDKEEEENQPSAADLKKIKKEELQKEEEKKKREEIQAKRRAERAGKRDEIREKYGLKGKESETSVKTANDTNAPTKKTQVEDKKSSDKCYIM from the exons ATGTCGGCAATGTTAGGAAAAGCTGTGGTGTCAAATAAACTAAATCAAATCACGAAAGGCCTCGGATTGGACGACAAAGAAGAGGAAGAAAATCAACCTTCAGCAGCcgatttgaaaaaaataaaaaaagaagaattacagaaagaagaagaaaa gaAGAAAAGAGAAGAAATTCAAGCAAAACGTCGAGCTGAAAGGGCTGGAAAACGAGATGAAATACGAGAAAAATATGGATTAAAAGGAAAAGAATCAGAAACAAGTGTGAAAACCGCTAATGATACAAATGCACCAACAAAGAAAACTCAAGTAGAAGATAAAAAGTCATCtgataaatgttatattatgtga